A window from Opitutia bacterium ISCC 52 encodes these proteins:
- a CDS encoding trypsin-like peptidase domain-containing protein translates to MIPKRIYYLPVILFIALFFTACETTQSVSSTDESAEVGFKRLLEAVVRIDVREVTYRGGSKQNVSGVGSGVIISEEGHILTNAHVVSTFAEEIRITLSNLERVSAELIGWDHWTDLALLKLDLDELEERGLSFTIAEFGDSDEVYPGLTVFAVGTPNGLTRTVSRGIISNTNRFFEGADGVRGYETGYFNTWLQTDAAINPGNSGGPLVREDGKIIGINTRAYLGSNNLGFAVPGKTAQFVLSGLLESEEIVRSYSGITLGPMQDLENFYNLQANQGVLIESVDPGSPAANQGIQPGDILLSLDEDLVDGRFPEQLPPIQNTIANYSVGSEIVLDLNRQGQSITKKVTTEKLESRVGEEWAFDKWGLSLREVSRAYARENKLESDDGFLVLGSKTAFPAAKAGIRSGDIISKINRAPVGTMDELKQRHEEFTDDSEPLFVEVTRNYRTSLFILKP, encoded by the coding sequence ATGATTCCCAAACGGATCTATTATCTACCCGTTATACTATTTATTGCCCTGTTTTTCACGGCTTGTGAAACCACCCAATCTGTAAGCAGTACGGATGAATCCGCTGAGGTGGGTTTCAAGCGTTTGCTGGAGGCGGTCGTTCGCATCGATGTTCGAGAAGTGACCTATCGTGGAGGATCCAAGCAGAATGTGAGCGGCGTGGGCTCAGGTGTGATTATCTCTGAGGAAGGCCACATCCTCACCAACGCTCATGTAGTGTCGACCTTCGCCGAGGAGATTCGGATCACGTTGTCTAATCTGGAGCGTGTGAGTGCCGAGCTGATTGGCTGGGACCACTGGACGGATCTGGCTCTGCTCAAGCTGGACTTGGATGAACTCGAGGAGCGAGGACTGAGTTTTACCATCGCTGAGTTTGGTGACTCCGATGAAGTTTATCCCGGGCTAACAGTATTTGCAGTAGGAACTCCCAACGGATTAACCAGGACCGTGAGTCGTGGTATCATTTCCAATACTAACCGATTCTTCGAAGGTGCGGATGGGGTTCGCGGATATGAGACCGGCTACTTCAATACCTGGCTTCAAACCGATGCGGCCATCAATCCAGGAAACAGTGGGGGGCCACTCGTTCGTGAGGATGGTAAAATCATCGGAATTAATACACGGGCCTATTTGGGCTCTAACAACCTGGGTTTTGCTGTTCCTGGCAAGACCGCTCAGTTTGTTCTCTCTGGCTTGTTGGAGAGTGAGGAGATCGTACGTAGTTACTCTGGGATTACACTCGGCCCGATGCAGGACCTGGAAAACTTCTACAATCTGCAAGCCAACCAAGGAGTGCTTATTGAGAGCGTAGATCCTGGATCGCCGGCAGCCAATCAAGGCATTCAGCCAGGTGATATTCTTTTATCATTGGATGAAGATCTGGTGGACGGACGTTTTCCTGAGCAACTTCCTCCCATTCAAAATACGATTGCAAACTACTCTGTTGGATCCGAGATCGTTTTGGACCTAAATCGACAGGGACAAAGCATTACTAAGAAGGTAACCACCGAAAAGCTCGAAAGCCGAGTGGGGGAAGAGTGGGCATTCGATAAATGGGGCCTCAGCCTGCGTGAAGTAAGCCGTGCGTATGCCCGGGAAAATAAACTGGAGTCCGATGATGGTTTCCTCGTTCTCGGATCCAAAACCGCATTCCCCGCTGCCAAGGCTGGCATCCGTTCAGGAGACATCATTTCCAAAATCAACCGCGCTCCGGTGGGGACCATGGATGAGCTTAAGCAACGCCATGAGGAATTTACGGACGATTCGGAACCCTTATTTGTTGAAGTGACTCGAAATTATCGAACCTCCCTCTTTATCTTAAAACCATGA
- a CDS encoding PDZ domain-containing protein, with protein MKRLLLTLAVSLLGVSGLNADPYPANLHELVLERSKSVVALEFVVEREIDRQQGFAYGLVVDEKGTIVVLESLIPTWVPVDKMKSFIGYTLPHNDKEYDLKYLGTDYPSGWHILSFENGLPEEFTPISAFDRGIASMGDPVFGIGAVGKDMGFDPFVLTARVALTKKMPDRQVIMRDDIANPGCPIFNVEGAFVAWATDPQSYRRTMNVGRETLTVTLSNPEETSVALSSDDFFAYLEDIDPANVEGPRPWIGVSGMQPIDPDVAEFLGIKNQSGIVLSEILDDSPSSRAGLENNDILITVDGEILPRFRPDYSVTPYFQKLIRQKAPGETMTAEVIRGEERKSFDVVVGDGPKVVREADYRYFQKLGFTVREFLLTDGIRRRLPKSDMNGAIVNFVTRSSAVETAGLRMGDWIKQVEGEEVSSFDDVLGLLDLVEQDEEKSEFVLLVERNNETSFIRAQLK; from the coding sequence ATGAAACGATTATTGTTAACCTTGGCTGTTTCTCTGTTGGGAGTTTCGGGCCTAAATGCCGATCCCTATCCGGCAAATCTTCATGAGCTGGTATTAGAGCGTTCCAAATCTGTCGTGGCTCTTGAATTTGTAGTAGAGCGCGAAATTGATCGCCAGCAGGGGTTCGCCTATGGGCTCGTTGTCGATGAGAAGGGCACCATAGTGGTCCTTGAAAGTCTGATTCCCACTTGGGTTCCTGTGGATAAGATGAAAAGCTTTATCGGTTATACGCTACCTCATAATGACAAAGAGTATGATTTAAAGTATCTTGGAACAGACTACCCATCCGGGTGGCATATTCTTTCATTTGAAAATGGATTGCCTGAGGAATTTACTCCCATCTCTGCTTTCGATCGAGGCATTGCTAGTATGGGGGATCCGGTATTCGGTATTGGAGCCGTCGGAAAGGATATGGGTTTTGATCCTTTTGTTCTGACTGCTCGCGTGGCTCTTACGAAGAAGATGCCTGATCGCCAAGTTATCATGCGTGATGACATCGCCAATCCCGGTTGCCCCATTTTCAATGTGGAAGGGGCCTTTGTAGCTTGGGCAACGGATCCGCAATCCTATCGTCGCACGATGAATGTAGGGCGCGAAACCCTCACCGTAACTTTGAGCAATCCTGAAGAAACATCGGTTGCGCTCAGTAGTGATGACTTCTTTGCCTACTTGGAAGATATTGATCCCGCTAATGTGGAAGGGCCACGACCCTGGATCGGAGTTTCTGGTATGCAGCCGATTGATCCTGATGTGGCAGAATTCCTGGGGATCAAAAACCAATCAGGCATTGTTTTGAGTGAGATACTCGACGATAGCCCATCGAGTCGTGCTGGTTTGGAGAACAATGACATTCTGATCACCGTCGACGGGGAGATCCTTCCTCGATTTCGTCCTGACTATTCGGTAACTCCTTACTTCCAAAAACTCATTCGCCAAAAAGCACCTGGAGAGACCATGACTGCCGAGGTGATTCGAGGAGAAGAAAGGAAGTCATTCGATGTGGTTGTTGGTGATGGTCCAAAAGTGGTCCGAGAGGCTGATTATCGTTACTTCCAGAAACTCGGGTTTACGGTTCGTGAGTTTCTCCTAACGGATGGTATCCGCCGAAGACTGCCCAAGTCAGACATGAATGGGGCGATTGTGAATTTTGTGACTCGAAGCTCCGCTGTTGAAACAGCTGGTCTGCGAATGGGAGATTGGATTAAACAAGTCGAAGGGGAAGAGGTTTCCTCTTTTGATGATGTGCTTGGTCTACTTGATCTTGTTGAGCAAGACGAAGAAAAATCTGAGTTCGTATTGCTCGTCGAGCGGAATAATGAAACCTCTTTTATCCGGGCACAATTGAAGTAA
- a CDS encoding riboflavin synthase, with the protein MFTGIVEETGTILSFDQEEEAYVLKIKAEKVLEGIAYGDSIAVNGCCLSVTQFNAETGEIQFDVLEETKRLTSLANLAQGNLVNLERSLSFNGKVGGHFVTGHIDATGDVEVIEKRGNDFYLRVSIPEEQSKYVVWKGSISLDGISLTVAEANPTSLAVWLIPTTMDITNLKEKKVGDPMNLEFDVLGKYVESLTMGKRNAV; encoded by the coding sequence ATGTTTACGGGCATCGTTGAAGAAACTGGTACCATCCTGAGTTTTGATCAGGAGGAGGAGGCCTATGTACTCAAGATAAAGGCCGAAAAGGTCCTCGAAGGCATAGCTTATGGGGATAGCATAGCAGTGAATGGTTGCTGTTTGTCAGTCACTCAATTCAACGCTGAAACCGGTGAGATTCAGTTCGATGTCCTTGAAGAGACGAAACGTCTGACCTCTCTGGCCAACCTTGCTCAGGGTAACCTAGTGAATTTGGAACGAAGTCTGTCCTTTAATGGCAAAGTGGGCGGTCACTTTGTCACGGGCCACATTGATGCGACCGGTGATGTCGAAGTCATTGAAAAGCGTGGAAATGATTTTTACCTCCGTGTATCCATACCTGAGGAACAATCCAAATATGTCGTTTGGAAAGGTTCTATCTCGCTGGATGGTATTTCACTGACCGTTGCTGAAGCGAATCCCACGAGCCTTGCTGTGTGGTTGATTCCGACTACGATGGATATTACTAACCTAAAAGAAAAGAAGGTGGGTGATCCCATGAATCTTGAATTTGATGTTTTGGGTAAGTATGTTGAGTCACTAACGATGGGAAAAAGGAATGCGGTCTAA
- a CDS encoding uracil-DNA glycosylase, producing the protein MRSKIESVVNELKRLKQEGVEGIYVSDSTMAGLRASVGTGSASAAPSNPTAESSATQAVPKKRAQMGESLESLVKKGPMETAAKKATAKAALNQHGNPVAAIPDTPPEVNFHEGDKQAQWEALKEQVLNDPVCQEHLNPGAQVVFGVGSVDADIFFCGEAPGGDEEKQGEPFVGKAGALLTKIITAMGLSREQVYIGNIMNWRPEMPTPVGNRPPTPEEMAYCLPYLRAQIEVVKPKIIVALGMTAVNGLLGPDPARRMGAIRGQFFEFQDLPLLVTYHPSYLLRYATMKTKRLVWEDMLLAMENIGLPISEKQRGFFQ; encoded by the coding sequence ATGCGGTCTAAGATCGAGTCAGTCGTAAACGAACTAAAGCGCCTTAAACAAGAAGGTGTTGAAGGTATATATGTGAGCGACTCAACGATGGCAGGGTTAAGGGCATCCGTGGGGACTGGAAGTGCTTCTGCAGCACCAAGCAACCCGACCGCTGAATCATCTGCGACACAGGCGGTACCCAAAAAACGGGCACAGATGGGAGAGTCATTAGAATCTTTGGTCAAGAAAGGACCGATGGAGACGGCTGCTAAAAAAGCGACGGCTAAAGCTGCCCTCAATCAACATGGCAATCCCGTTGCTGCCATACCTGACACGCCGCCTGAAGTGAATTTTCACGAAGGAGATAAGCAAGCCCAATGGGAAGCTTTAAAGGAGCAAGTGTTGAATGACCCTGTTTGTCAGGAGCATTTGAATCCCGGTGCGCAAGTTGTTTTTGGAGTTGGTAGTGTCGACGCAGACATCTTTTTTTGCGGAGAAGCACCCGGAGGTGATGAAGAAAAGCAGGGAGAACCGTTTGTCGGAAAGGCCGGGGCATTACTTACTAAAATCATTACTGCGATGGGACTCAGTCGTGAGCAGGTCTACATTGGGAACATCATGAACTGGCGACCTGAGATGCCAACCCCGGTGGGGAATCGTCCTCCTACGCCTGAAGAAATGGCTTACTGTTTGCCATACCTGCGTGCGCAGATCGAGGTGGTAAAGCCAAAGATCATTGTGGCGCTCGGAATGACGGCGGTGAATGGGTTATTAGGTCCTGACCCAGCACGTCGTATGGGAGCCATTCGGGGACAGTTTTTCGAATTCCAAGATTTACCGCTACTGGTCACCTACCATCCGTCCTACTTGTTGCGCTACGCTACGATGAAGACCAAGCGTTTGGTTTGGGAAGACATGCTCTTGGCAATGGAAAATATAGGTCTGCCGATTTCTGAAAAACAGCGGGGCTTTTTCCAATAG
- a CDS encoding 3-deoxy-D-manno-octulosonic acid kinase translates to MADSTESVFFHPRYADLSEELKDIMFDPEALQKAGLIFRELKGRGTTYFYHLEQQSVVLRHYWRGGFMQNVSKDAYVWTGLSKTRSYREWKLLERMAELGLPTPRPVALQIKRTGLCYRSDIVTEEIKEAESFSEILKQRPATSDEWQLVGETIKQFHESQVFHADLNANNILLTNSSCYWIDFDRGRIQGGDRWKTAVIARLKRSLEKLKGKHEAFCFTENDWEKLLRAYGNPSIPTD, encoded by the coding sequence ATGGCTGATTCTACTGAGAGTGTTTTCTTTCATCCGAGGTATGCCGATTTGAGTGAAGAGCTGAAGGATATCATGTTTGATCCGGAGGCACTTCAAAAAGCCGGGTTGATATTCCGAGAGTTGAAAGGACGCGGAACCACCTATTTTTACCATCTAGAACAACAGTCGGTGGTTTTACGTCACTATTGGCGTGGAGGTTTTATGCAAAATGTGTCTAAAGATGCATACGTTTGGACTGGTTTGTCGAAGACACGGTCGTACAGAGAGTGGAAGCTGTTAGAACGGATGGCGGAGCTTGGACTGCCGACCCCTCGCCCCGTTGCTTTGCAGATTAAGCGGACCGGGCTTTGCTATCGCTCGGATATTGTGACCGAAGAAATTAAAGAAGCTGAGTCGTTTTCCGAAATCCTAAAGCAGAGGCCCGCTACGAGCGACGAGTGGCAACTTGTGGGCGAGACCATCAAGCAGTTCCATGAGAGCCAGGTATTTCATGCGGACCTAAACGCAAATAATATCCTACTGACTAACTCTTCCTGCTACTGGATTGATTTTGATCGCGGACGGATTCAAGGAGGAGACAGATGGAAAACCGCGGTGATCGCTCGGTTGAAGCGCTCCCTCGAAAAGCTAAAAGGCAAACATGAAGCGTTCTGTTTTACCGAGAATGATTGGGAGAAATTACTTAGAGCGTATGGGAATCCATCTATTCCCACTGACTAG